TTACCAATGATTTTAGAGCTTTATTTAAATCTTGGTCAGGCGGATTATCAAATGACACAAGCAATTAAAACGGCTATTAGTAATACCTATGATGTGAAGCAACAACTCAGTAACCAAACTGAAGACGATGAATAAAACTAAAAGAGCCAGCCAAACATCTAGTAAGATGAAGGGCTGGCTCTTTTTAATGTTTTTCAACATAATTAAAGTATTTAAAATCAGCAAATGAAGCGTGGTGGTCAAGATCTTGCGTACAGATACCGACCATTGCGCCGGTAAATGCTAATTTACCATGGGCTTTAATAAAATCATCACTTAATTGATCTGCGGGTAAGACGTCACCGATTGGCTGTAGGTCTTGTTTGCCAAGCGCATAATAAAATTGTGCTTGGTTACGGTTAACTGTAACTGCTAATCGAATTGATTGATGTTCGGGGATACTAATTCGTTCGGAATGGTAGGCAAATTGATTAATCGTATCACTTTCAACTTGGATTGTTTTTTCATGACGTTCTTCATCGTAAGAAACTTGCAGATAGTGCCAATTATCCGTGTCATAAAAGAGCACTAAGCCAGCAAGTTGTTGAAAAGAAGTTGGGTCAAAGGTCATTTCGGTTTCTACACGGAAGTTAAAATGTTGCCATCGGCGGGCAATCAGTGTTTGTTGGTGTAAGCTGGTAATACTTTGTTCACCATAAAGTCGTAAATAGCCAGGATGATCCGATAGTGAGATACACCGTTGATTAGCAGTGGGTGCTTGGCGAAGTCCTTTAAAATAATTTGGTAATTGTGTTGTATTAAAATCACAGAATGTACTAAAATCGCTTTTTTGACGACTATTCTTAGCGATTGATGGGACTGGCACTGCTAAATCTGGGAAGATAGTGCCATTAGTTAGTCGGGGCCACTCATCAATCCAATCGATTTTTTGGAGGGCGGTTTCTCGGCCTAATGGGCAATTTCCACGTTCAGTTAACGGGCGAGCGCAAATATGCGTGATATACCATTCATCAGGGGCGACTTCAATAAAAGAAGCATGCCCACTTTTTTGAAGGGGGTTAGTCGGATCAGGTTTAGTTGTTAGTAACGGGTGGTATGGCGATTGTTCATAAGGGCCCATAATTTGTCGCGACCGACAGACGGTTGCGGCGTGACTATAGCCGGTGCCACCGGCAGCACATAATAAATAATACCAGCCGTCTTTTTTTAATATCTGAGGCCCCTCGCAAACGCCTAAATCAGTGCCGGTAAAGAAATGATGGCGTGTCCCTGTCAATTCTAATGTCTCAGCATTAAATTCTTGAATGACTAGGCCAGCAAAATTGGGCTTTTCGAGGCGATGATCAAATAACATACTCATAAGGTAATGTTTGCCATCGTCGTCATGGAAAAAGGCGGGATCGAAACCAGAAGCCGTGACAAAATGCGGCTGACTCCAGGGACCGGTGATTTCTGGCGCAAACATAACATAATTCAAAGTGTCCTTAAAAGCTGTGCCGGTTTTAACATCGGTGATGAGTAACCAAAATTGACTATCGGCGTAACTAAGGTGAGGGGCCCAGATACTACCGGAATTATAATTACCCGTTAAATCGATAACGGCGTCGTTTTCTAGCGGGGAACTGACTAATTCCCAATTGATGAGATCAATTGAGTGATAGATTTCAACACCAGGTAGCCATTCAAACGTTGAAGTTGCCAGATAGTAATCTTGACCGACCTTTACAACGGAAGCATCGGGATTAAAACCGGGTAGGATTGGATTTTTAAAAGTTTTCATCATTAATATGCTCCTATCAATGCTAAAAAAGAGGTGGCAACTGCCCCTCTTTTTAGCGTCTATTCAATAATTAACCAGTGATTCCTAAGACAGTTAGGATAATTGCGATTAAAAAGACAGTTAATAATGCGCGTACAGGACGATTATGTTTACGCAGGTAAGCGAAACAAAGCATTGTTAAGGTTAGTGGTAATAGACCAGGTAAAATGGAATCTAAAATTTGTTGAAGATTAAATTCGGTGCCACCAATCTTTTGTGAGAAGGTAGTTGTAAAGGTTACAAATTGTGCTGTCATTGCGCCGGTCATGATTAAACCTAAAACAGTACAACCTTTAGTAATCGCATTGAAAGAACCGCTCTTCATGGCCTTAGAGATGAAGGCGCCACCTGATTTATAGCCTAATACGCCACCAAACCAACGAATCAGTGCATTAGGGATACTAGCAACGACTAAGAAGAGGATAGGGCCCAGAATATTTCCTTGTTGACTAAGCCCTAGGGCAACACCCGTTGCGACAACTCGGATAACTGAAAGATAAACCGAATCACCAATACCGGCAAGTGGGCCCATTAAAGCTGTTTTAAGTGCGCTAATCGAAGTTTCATCGAATGGCGTACCGTTATCAGTCGCTAATTTATTTTCTTCTTCCATTGAAATCGTTAAAGCAGCGATGAAGTTATTCATTCCGGTATTAGTATTGTAAAAATCTTGATGGCGGGCCATAGCCGCATAGAACGCGTCAGTACCTTTACCATATATATTCTCTAGGAAGGGTTCCATAACCCACGAATAAGTAATGCCCTGCTGTTTGGTATAGCTAGCACAAAACATAAGATAGTTACTGCGCCAAAAGAGCTTCCAGAGTAGCTTACGTTCTTTTTTATCGAGTTTAGTCGATAATACTTTTGTTTCTGTTGGATTAGTCATTGAAAAAATCCTCACTTTCATCGTTAGAATCAACCGTTTCGGTTGCAGTTTGTTTATTATTGTTGTTGTGGCGTAATTCGGCCATTACAACAAGAGCTGCGATAATAAAACCAATGAAGGCAATTTGAATTAGGGAAAGCATTTTAGTTGGCGCAGTTGTTAATGCAACTGCACCTTTAGTTAAGCGACCATCTGTTGCTTTGTCGTAGGTGAAGAATGCACCTAATGCGAATCCTAAGAAGTAAAATGGGATGAGGCTCTTTTCCCAAAGCATTTTAAGTAGCAAGGCAATCCCGATAGCGGGTAACATAGTTGCAGCAACGGTCATTGAGCTTTGAATCCAAGTTGGAATAGCTTCAATTAAAGCTTTAATGGCATTAGTACCAACCATAATTGAAATGAAACCAAGTAGAAAATAAACTAATTCAAAACCCCAAAACTGAAGTGACCAGAGTCGATTAAAAGCTTTAATATTTTTATCTTTAATATGTTTTTCAAAACGTGGGACAAGGGATGTAATAACCATTTTCATAACTGTATAGATTAAAGTTCCTAATAATGAAATTGGAACGGCTAAGGCAATTGCGGTTTCGATTTTAGAACCTAAGATCATTGCAAATGCGCCGCCGAAAATGGATCCCAATGTAAAATCGGATGGCATAACGCCACCGAGATTGACGTTTCCTAGGAAAATTAATTCTAATTGAGCCCCAAGAATAATCCCTTCAGTGGGGTGACCAAGTAAAATCCCTAGTAGAGCAACGATAAAAATTGGCCGAGAAAGTTGAGAACTAAACCACCAATCTAAAAACTTAGCGAGTGCGACAACAAAACCAACAATGAGTGCGTTCATTAACATATTAATGGCCTCCTAGTAATTGATTTAATGATTGTTCAGGATCGCTGGGAAGCGGTTGATAAGTAAAATCATAGCCATCAGCGAACATCTTTTGGAAAATTTGTTCATCTGTTTTTGATAGGTAAACGGTTTCTGTCACTTTGCGCTTATCACTTAGGACACCACCGATTCGGCCATAGTTAGCAATATTTAAACGTGGTTTCTGAGTGAGATGTGGGACTAGTCCAGCAACATATTTTGGATCGTTGGTAACAACTAATATTTTGAGTGCTTCTGAACGTGGGTCATTTAAGATCTTAATGGCTTTATCAAGTGGTAAGATAGCTGCTTTTACGCCAGCAGGAGCTGCCATTTTAAGCGCGCTAATCTGAATTTCATTGGTAGCAATTTTGTCACTGATAACGACAATGCGACTAATTCCTAATTCCTTTGACCATTTAACCGCCACCTGTCCATGGATAAGTCGATCGTCAATTCTAATCATACTAATCATTGTAAAACCTCCTAATATAAAATAAATAATGTGAATGATGCCATGCTTGTTGTAAGCCTGCAAATTACTATAAGCAAGTAACGTGCCAAGTTGTGTCGACTGGATGAATCAGCTTTTTATCACAGGGATTGCAATTTAAACGCGGCGTGGTATAGTAAATTCGACAGAAAT
This DNA window, taken from Latilactobacillus sakei, encodes the following:
- a CDS encoding PTS mannose/fructose/sorbose transporter subunit IIB, yielding MISMIRIDDRLIHGQVAVKWSKELGISRIVVISDKIATNEIQISALKMAAPAGVKAAILPLDKAIKILNDPRSEALKILVVTNDPKYVAGLVPHLTQKPRLNIANYGRIGGVLSDKRKVTETVYLSKTDEQIFQKMFADGYDFTYQPLPSDPEQSLNQLLGGH
- a CDS encoding glycoside hydrolase family 43 protein gives rise to the protein MMKTFKNPILPGFNPDASVVKVGQDYYLATSTFEWLPGVEIYHSIDLINWELVSSPLENDAVIDLTGNYNSGSIWAPHLSYADSQFWLLITDVKTGTAFKDTLNYVMFAPEITGPWSQPHFVTASGFDPAFFHDDDGKHYLMSMLFDHRLEKPNFAGLVIQEFNAETLELTGTRHHFFTGTDLGVCEGPQILKKDGWYYLLCAAGGTGYSHAATVCRSRQIMGPYEQSPYHPLLTTKPDPTNPLQKSGHASFIEVAPDEWYITHICARPLTERGNCPLGRETALQKIDWIDEWPRLTNGTIFPDLAVPVPSIAKNSRQKSDFSTFCDFNTTQLPNYFKGLRQAPTANQRCISLSDHPGYLRLYGEQSITSLHQQTLIARRWQHFNFRVETEMTFDPTSFQQLAGLVLFYDTDNWHYLQVSYDEERHEKTIQVESDTINQFAYHSERISIPEHQSIRLAVTVNRNQAQFYYALGKQDLQPIGDVLPADQLSDDFIKAHGKLAFTGAMVGICTQDLDHHASFADFKYFNYVEKH
- a CDS encoding PTS sugar transporter subunit IIC — encoded protein: MLMNALIVGFVVALAKFLDWWFSSQLSRPIFIVALLGILLGHPTEGIILGAQLELIFLGNVNLGGVMPSDFTLGSIFGGAFAMILGSKIETAIALAVPISLLGTLIYTVMKMVITSLVPRFEKHIKDKNIKAFNRLWSLQFWGFELVYFLLGFISIMVGTNAIKALIEAIPTWIQSSMTVAATMLPAIGIALLLKMLWEKSLIPFYFLGFALGAFFTYDKATDGRLTKGAVALTTAPTKMLSLIQIAFIGFIIAALVVMAELRHNNNNKQTATETVDSNDESEDFFND
- a CDS encoding PTS mannose transporter subunit IIB, producing the protein MTNPTETKVLSTKLDKKERKLLWKLFWRSNYLMFCASYTKQQGITYSWVMEPFLENIYGKGTDAFYAAMARHQDFYNTNTGMNNFIAALTISMEEENKLATDNGTPFDETSISALKTALMGPLAGIGDSVYLSVIRVVATGVALGLSQQGNILGPILFLVVASIPNALIRWFGGVLGYKSGGAFISKAMKSGSFNAITKGCTVLGLIMTGAMTAQFVTFTTTFSQKIGGTEFNLQQILDSILPGLLPLTLTMLCFAYLRKHNRPVRALLTVFLIAIILTVLGITG